Proteins from a single region of Pseudomonas sp. 10S4:
- the speF gene encoding ornithine decarboxylase SpeF produces MNKLKVAASAASRSSFLTSREVVEFSQTDLTDVAAAVITGADVQNGLLDVISRSGFDIPIFFAVSAKDELSRENLPSIEHVLLQISGVFDLGTDKAEYYGDKLETAASQYEEALLPPFFGALKHYVERGNSTFACPGHQGGQFFRKHPAGRQFFDFFGETLFRADRCNADVEMGDLLIHEGAPLEAQKRAAKVYNADKTYFVLNGTSASNKVVTNALLTPGDVVLFDRNNHKSIHQGALFQAGATPLYLETARNPYGFIGGIDAHCFDETYLRDELRRVAPDKADLPRPFRLAVIQLGTYDGTIYNARQVVDSIGHLCDYILFDSAWVGYEQFIPMMKDCSPMLLELGPDDPGIFVTQSIHKQQAGFSQASQIHKKDRHIKGQERYCNHHRLNNAFMAQASTSPFYPLFASLDVNARMHSGRSGHRLWDECVRAGIEARKLVMDHCTLIRPFVPPTIDGRYWQDYPTDEIATNRRFFMFHPEERWHAFEGYTENQYFIDPCKLLFTTPGIDATTGEYTEFGIHAGVLATFLRQYGMVPEKSDLNSILFLLTPAESQAKMQHLVAQIARFERFIHDDAPLAEVLPGVYRDHEARYKDYSIRQLCLEMHELYARHNVKQLQKDMFRKAHMPAVVMDPREANLEFVRGKVELIALEDAQGRIAAEGALPYPPGVLCVVPGEVWSGAVLSYFLALQDAINRLPGFNPELQGVYLKTEEDGRIRAYGYVIKQ; encoded by the coding sequence GTGAATAAACTGAAAGTGGCTGCAAGCGCGGCTTCACGCAGTAGCTTTTTGACTTCGCGCGAAGTAGTGGAATTTTCCCAAACCGATTTGACGGATGTTGCCGCCGCGGTGATTACCGGAGCGGATGTTCAAAACGGTTTGCTCGATGTCATCAGTCGATCAGGATTCGATATCCCGATCTTCTTTGCCGTTAGCGCCAAGGACGAACTGTCTCGGGAAAACCTGCCAAGCATTGAACATGTTCTGCTGCAAATCAGCGGAGTGTTCGACTTGGGCACCGATAAGGCCGAGTACTACGGCGACAAACTGGAAACGGCGGCCAGTCAATACGAGGAAGCATTGCTGCCGCCCTTCTTCGGTGCGCTCAAACACTATGTCGAGCGCGGCAACTCGACGTTTGCCTGCCCGGGGCATCAGGGCGGACAGTTCTTTCGCAAGCATCCGGCGGGTCGACAATTCTTCGACTTCTTTGGCGAGACGCTGTTTCGTGCCGACCGCTGTAACGCCGACGTGGAAATGGGCGATCTGTTGATCCACGAAGGGGCGCCGCTGGAAGCGCAAAAGCGCGCCGCGAAAGTCTACAACGCGGACAAGACCTATTTCGTCCTCAATGGCACCTCGGCGTCGAACAAGGTCGTGACCAACGCTTTGCTGACTCCGGGCGATGTCGTGCTGTTCGATCGCAACAATCACAAATCAATCCATCAGGGCGCGTTGTTCCAGGCCGGCGCTACACCGCTGTACCTGGAAACGGCGCGCAATCCCTACGGCTTCATCGGTGGTATCGATGCGCACTGTTTTGACGAAACCTATCTGCGCGACGAGTTGCGCCGGGTTGCGCCAGACAAGGCCGATCTACCCCGGCCGTTCCGGTTGGCGGTGATCCAGTTGGGCACCTACGACGGCACCATCTACAACGCCCGGCAGGTGGTCGATAGCATCGGCCATCTGTGTGACTACATCCTCTTCGATTCGGCGTGGGTCGGCTATGAGCAGTTCATTCCGATGATGAAAGACTGCTCGCCGATGTTGCTCGAGCTGGGGCCGGACGATCCCGGAATCTTCGTCACGCAGTCGATTCACAAGCAGCAGGCGGGCTTCTCCCAGGCGTCGCAGATCCACAAAAAGGATCGTCACATCAAAGGCCAGGAGCGCTACTGCAATCATCATCGGCTGAACAACGCGTTCATGGCCCAGGCCTCCACCAGCCCGTTTTACCCGCTGTTTGCCTCACTCGATGTCAATGCGCGGATGCACAGCGGTCGCAGTGGTCACCGACTGTGGGACGAATGCGTTCGCGCCGGCATTGAAGCCCGAAAATTAGTAATGGATCACTGCACCTTGATCCGGCCATTCGTGCCGCCGACCATTGATGGCCGTTACTGGCAGGATTATCCAACCGATGAAATCGCCACTAACCGGCGGTTTTTCATGTTCCATCCCGAGGAGCGCTGGCACGCCTTCGAGGGCTATACCGAGAATCAATACTTCATCGATCCATGCAAATTGCTGTTCACCACCCCGGGCATTGATGCGACGACGGGCGAATACACGGAGTTCGGCATCCATGCCGGGGTCCTCGCCACGTTCCTGCGCCAGTACGGCATGGTCCCGGAAAAAAGCGACCTGAACTCCATTCTATTCTTGCTCACGCCAGCCGAAAGCCAGGCCAAGATGCAGCACCTGGTCGCGCAGATCGCGCGCTTCGAGCGTTTTATCCACGACGACGCGCCACTGGCCGAGGTATTGCCCGGTGTCTATCGCGACCACGAAGCCCGTTACAAGGACTACAGCATCCGCCAACTGTGCCTGGAAATGCACGAGCTCTACGCCCGACATAACGTCAAACAGCTGCAAAAGGACATGTTCCGCAAGGCGCATATGCCCGCGGTAGTGATGGACCCCCGTGAGGCGAATCTCGAGTTCGTGCGCGGCAAAGTGGAACTGATCGCCCTCGAGGATGCTCAGGGGCGGATCGCCGCCGAGGGTGCCCTGCCTTATCCGCCGGGGGTGCTGTGTGTGGTCCCCGGTGAAGTGTGGTCGGGTGCGGTGCTGAGCTATTTCCTGGCTCTACAGGATGCAATCAATCGCTTGCCTGGATTCAATCCCGAATTGCAGGGTGTCTACCTCAAGACCGAAGAGGACGGTCGCATTCGAGCTTATGGATACGTCATCAAGCAGTAA
- a CDS encoding helix-turn-helix domain-containing protein: MSQSSQYSTFAVSEPRRFDYWKEVVCRHCLAADSKTLSQSNFEGALKVHDMGALDICTLSSPLHHWERSAQHLRSGPAEDLWLGFTRIGRGELEQGGRKATLAAGNLFLYDASQTFRFSLGGTENHLIRIPRQLLSERLPGVADYTAMVLDDRRPGVIPLREMLRQAASAPSILQDGGVSSRYSSALLDLLVISLELQDLKTTHEELDLYGRIMNYIRRNLTDPNLSIELIAQAHHVSTRTVTRAFARYQKTPVSEIWKERLNASREAIERGQVRSVSQAALDFGFSDFSHFSHAFRKAFGVAPHTLLHRN; encoded by the coding sequence ATGAGCCAAAGCAGTCAGTATTCAACCTTCGCAGTTTCGGAGCCACGTCGCTTTGATTACTGGAAAGAAGTGGTGTGTCGTCATTGCCTGGCGGCTGACAGCAAAACCTTGTCGCAGAGCAATTTCGAGGGGGCGCTAAAGGTCCACGACATGGGGGCGCTGGATATCTGCACCTTGTCCTCGCCTCTGCACCATTGGGAGCGTTCCGCCCAGCATCTGCGCAGCGGTCCCGCCGAAGATTTGTGGTTGGGTTTCACCCGAATTGGTCGTGGTGAACTGGAGCAGGGAGGGCGCAAGGCAACCTTGGCAGCAGGCAATCTGTTTCTTTATGATGCATCCCAGACGTTTCGATTCAGTCTGGGTGGTACCGAAAATCACTTGATCCGAATTCCACGACAGTTGCTCAGCGAGCGGTTGCCCGGCGTAGCGGATTACACGGCGATGGTTCTGGACGATCGTCGTCCAGGCGTGATCCCGTTACGCGAGATGTTGCGCCAGGCGGCGAGCGCACCGTCAATCTTGCAGGATGGGGGAGTCTCTAGTCGGTATTCCAGTGCGTTGCTCGACCTTCTGGTCATCAGCCTGGAACTTCAGGACTTGAAGACAACCCATGAAGAGTTGGATCTTTATGGACGGATCATGAATTACATCCGCCGGAATTTGACCGACCCGAACCTGTCGATCGAACTCATCGCTCAAGCGCACCATGTGTCCACCCGAACCGTCACGCGTGCTTTCGCCCGCTACCAGAAAACCCCAGTTTCGGAGATCTGGAAAGAGCGCCTGAATGCCAGCCGCGAAGCCATCGAGCGCGGCCAGGTACGCAGCGTTTCTCAAGCAGCACTGGATTTCGGGTTCTCCGACTTTTCCCATTTCAGCCATGCCTTTCGCAAGGCCTTTGGTGTTGCTCCTCATACTCTCCTGCATCGCAATTGA
- a CDS encoding amidase, with amino-acid sequence MAIVRPTLDQLLDIASNLHMQLPPEQASEYLALMQSSFDAYDLIDELPDFTPPVRYDRSSGYRPSNKENPLNAWYYRAEVNGARKGKLAGKTVALKDNISLAGVPMMNGAAPLEGFVPSFDATVVTRLLDAGATILGKATCEHYCLSGGSHTSDPAPVHNPHRHGFSSGGSSSGSAALVAAGEVDMAVGGDQGGSIRIPSAFCGTYGMKPTHGLVPYTGIMAIEATIDHAGPITGNVRDNALMLEVMAGADGLDPRQASPQVDTYSDYLERGVSGLRIGILQEGFQLANQDPRVTAKVRSAIARLEALGARVEEVSIPEHNLAASLWHPIGCEGLTMQMMHGNGSGFNWKGLYDVALLDKQAGWREQADALSASLKLCMFVGQYGLERYNGRFYAKAQNLARYARAGYDKALDSYDLLVMPTVPIIAQPHPEPGCSITEYVARALEMIGNASSQDITGHPAMSIPCGLVDGLPVGLMLVGKHYAEGTIYQAAAAFEAAVDWKSL; translated from the coding sequence ATGGCAATCGTTCGCCCCACCCTCGACCAATTACTGGACATCGCGAGCAATCTGCACATGCAGTTGCCCCCTGAGCAGGCCAGTGAATATCTGGCGCTCATGCAGTCGAGTTTCGACGCATACGATCTCATCGACGAGTTACCCGACTTTACTCCGCCAGTGCGGTACGACCGCAGTTCGGGCTATCGCCCATCGAATAAGGAAAACCCGCTCAACGCCTGGTACTACAGGGCCGAAGTGAACGGCGCTCGCAAGGGGAAACTGGCGGGCAAGACCGTAGCGCTCAAGGACAACATTTCGCTGGCCGGCGTCCCGATGATGAACGGTGCTGCGCCGCTGGAAGGCTTCGTGCCCTCATTCGATGCCACCGTAGTGACTCGATTGCTGGACGCTGGGGCCACTATCCTCGGCAAGGCAACCTGCGAACACTACTGCCTCTCTGGTGGCAGTCACACCTCTGACCCGGCGCCGGTACACAACCCACACCGCCACGGTTTTTCCTCCGGTGGCTCCTCCTCCGGCAGCGCGGCGCTGGTGGCCGCAGGCGAGGTGGACATGGCGGTCGGCGGCGACCAGGGCGGCTCTATCCGTATCCCTTCAGCATTCTGCGGCACCTACGGGATGAAGCCGACCCACGGCCTGGTGCCCTACACCGGGATCATGGCGATTGAGGCAACTATCGACCATGCGGGGCCTATCACCGGCAATGTGCGTGATAACGCATTGATGCTGGAAGTCATGGCCGGTGCGGACGGGCTCGACCCACGCCAGGCTTCGCCGCAGGTCGACACCTACAGCGACTACCTGGAGCGCGGTGTCAGCGGGCTCAGGATCGGCATCCTCCAGGAAGGCTTCCAACTGGCCAATCAGGACCCGCGTGTCACCGCCAAGGTACGCAGCGCCATCGCCCGACTTGAGGCGTTAGGCGCTCGTGTTGAAGAAGTATCCATTCCCGAGCACAACCTTGCGGCTTCGCTGTGGCACCCCATTGGCTGCGAAGGTCTGACCATGCAGATGATGCACGGTAATGGTTCGGGCTTTAACTGGAAGGGCCTTTACGACGTCGCGCTGCTGGATAAACAGGCCGGCTGGCGCGAACAGGCGGACGCATTGTCCGCATCGCTCAAGCTGTGCATGTTCGTCGGCCAGTACGGCCTGGAGCGCTACAACGGCCGTTTCTACGCCAAGGCACAGAACCTCGCACGTTACGCACGCGCCGGCTACGACAAGGCACTGGACAGCTATGACCTGCTGGTGATGCCGACGGTACCCATCATTGCCCAGCCACACCCGGAACCCGGTTGCTCAATTACCGAATACGTGGCCCGGGCACTGGAAATGATCGGCAATGCCTCATCCCAGGACATCACCGGCCATCCGGCCATGTCGATCCCTTGCGGCCTGGTAGACGGTCTGCCCGTCGGGCTGATGCTGGTTGGCAAGCACTATGCAGAAGGCACGATCTACCAGGCTGCTGCAGCGTTCGAGGCCGCTGTCGACTGGAAATCCCTTTAA
- the nthA gene encoding nitrile hydratase subunit alpha yields MNTPTPQQSTSTPGERARALFQVLKSKDLIPDGYIEAITQLMEHEWSPENGARVVAKAWVDPQFRELLLKDGTAACAQFGYTGPQGEYIVALEDTPTLKNVIVCSLCSCTNWPVLGLPPEWYKGFEFRARLVREGRTVLRELGTPLPSEVTVKVWDTSAESRYLVLPVRPEGSEHMNEEELQKLITKDVLIGVALPCVP; encoded by the coding sequence ATGAACACACCAACACCCCAACAATCTACTTCGACGCCGGGCGAGAGGGCGCGGGCGCTGTTTCAGGTTCTCAAGAGCAAGGACCTGATCCCCGACGGCTATATCGAGGCAATAACCCAATTGATGGAGCACGAATGGAGCCCAGAAAATGGCGCTCGCGTGGTTGCCAAGGCTTGGGTAGATCCGCAATTTCGCGAATTGTTGCTCAAGGACGGCACCGCGGCATGTGCTCAATTTGGTTACACCGGCCCGCAGGGGGAATACATCGTGGCCCTGGAAGATACGCCCACGTTGAAGAACGTCATTGTTTGCAGTCTGTGTTCTTGCACCAACTGGCCGGTCCTGGGCTTGCCGCCCGAGTGGTACAAGGGCTTCGAGTTCCGCGCACGCCTGGTCCGAGAAGGGCGCACCGTACTGCGTGAATTGGGCACGCCATTGCCTAGTGAGGTAACCGTCAAGGTTTGGGATACCAGCGCTGAAAGCCGATACCTGGTGCTGCCCGTAAGACCCGAAGGCAGCGAGCACATGAATGAAGAAGAGCTTCAGAAACTGATCACCAAGGATGTTCTGATTGGTGTTGCCCTGCCCTGCGTGCCCTAA
- the nthB gene encoding nitrile hydratase subunit beta, whose amino-acid sequence MDGFHDLGGFQGFGKIPHTINSLSYKTVFKEDWEHLAYSLMFVAADHLKQFSIDEARHAVERLDVRQHVGTTYYERYVIATATLLVEAGVITQDELDQALGSPFKLANPPHSQGRPAITGRSPFEVGDRVVVRDEYVAGHVRMPGYVRGKEGVIRHRTTEQWPFPDTIGHGDKRAIHQPSYHVEFRVKDLWGDANDNGLVVVDLFESYLDKVVAEQTVTA is encoded by the coding sequence ATGGATGGCTTTCATGATCTTGGTGGCTTTCAGGGGTTTGGCAAGATACCCCACACCATCAACAGCCTGAGCTATAAGACCGTGTTTAAAGAAGATTGGGAGCATCTGGCTTACAGCCTGATGTTCGTCGCGGCAGACCACTTGAAACAGTTCAGCATCGATGAGGCGCGCCATGCCGTCGAGCGCCTTGATGTGCGCCAACACGTTGGCACGACGTATTACGAACGCTACGTCATCGCCACCGCGACGCTGTTGGTCGAAGCTGGAGTTATTACCCAGGACGAACTCGATCAGGCGCTGGGTTCACCATTCAAATTGGCCAACCCGCCCCACTCCCAGGGTCGTCCTGCCATCACCGGTCGGTCGCCATTCGAAGTCGGCGACCGGGTGGTAGTGCGCGACGAGTACGTGGCGGGGCATGTCCGCATGCCGGGCTATGTCCGCGGGAAGGAAGGCGTGATCCGTCATCGCACCACCGAACAATGGCCTTTCCCGGACACCATTGGCCATGGCGACAAGCGTGCAATACATCAACCGAGCTATCACGTCGAATTCCGGGTCAAGGATCTTTGGGGCGATGCCAACGATAATGGCCTGGTGGTCGTAGACCTGTTCGAAAGCTATCTGGACAAAGTTGTAGCCGAGCAAACGGTGACCGCATGA
- a CDS encoding GTP-binding protein produces MIDTELNRLPVTVLSGFLGAGKTTLLNHILRNRAGMRVAVIVNDMSEVNIDAEEVQHSMSLHRGSDELIEMSNGCICCTLRADLLEQISLLARQQRFDYLLIESTGISEPMPVAETFAFLDPEGFSLSELAQLDTLVTVVDGSNFQALLSSTDTLASEDGTDKPLRHLADLLIEQVEYANVILVNKLDLMGESDYLALRALLAELNPAAQILPMTHGAIDLSKILGTRLFDLPSLAQSPGWMKKMEDIDEPPSESDTYDMTSWVYRERAPFHPQRLLDFLTKPWHNGRLLRSKGYFWVASRHLEIGMLAQSGRQFRWDYVGRWWTFIEQSQWPRDEYRRQRILAKWDDIVGDCRQELVFIGQGLDLDALKEELDACLLSAQEIMAGPETWPAMQGATSFDNHALSP; encoded by the coding sequence ATGATTGATACCGAGTTGAACCGGCTGCCGGTGACGGTCCTTTCGGGCTTCCTCGGTGCTGGCAAGACAACCCTGCTCAACCACATTCTGCGCAATCGCGCCGGCATGAGAGTGGCAGTCATCGTCAATGATATGAGCGAAGTCAACATCGACGCCGAGGAGGTGCAACACAGCATGTCGTTGCACCGCGGCAGCGATGAATTGATTGAGATGAGCAACGGCTGCATCTGCTGCACGCTGCGTGCTGACTTACTCGAGCAAATCAGCCTATTGGCACGTCAGCAGCGTTTTGATTACCTGCTTATCGAGTCCACGGGTATTTCCGAACCCATGCCCGTCGCCGAGACGTTCGCCTTCCTTGACCCCGAAGGTTTCAGCCTCAGCGAACTGGCACAGCTCGATACCTTGGTGACGGTGGTAGATGGCAGCAACTTCCAGGCACTGCTCTCCTCGACAGACACCTTGGCCAGCGAAGACGGAACAGACAAGCCACTGCGCCACTTGGCTGACCTGCTGATCGAACAGGTGGAGTACGCCAACGTCATCCTCGTCAACAAACTGGACCTTATGGGTGAAAGTGACTACTTGGCGTTGCGCGCACTCCTTGCAGAGCTAAATCCGGCAGCGCAAATCCTGCCCATGACCCACGGCGCCATAGACCTGTCGAAGATTCTCGGTACCCGTCTATTCGACTTACCCAGCCTGGCACAGTCGCCCGGCTGGATGAAGAAGATGGAAGATATCGATGAACCACCTTCTGAGTCGGACACCTATGACATGACGTCCTGGGTATACCGCGAACGCGCACCGTTTCACCCACAGCGACTGCTCGATTTTCTCACCAAGCCGTGGCACAACGGCCGACTGCTGCGCAGCAAAGGTTACTTCTGGGTAGCCAGCCGGCATTTGGAAATCGGCATGCTGGCGCAAAGCGGCAGGCAGTTCCGTTGGGACTATGTCGGACGCTGGTGGACCTTCATCGAGCAATCGCAATGGCCCCGTGATGAGTACCGGCGGCAGCGGATCCTGGCCAAATGGGACGACATTGTCGGCGATTGTCGACAGGAACTGGTTTTCATAGGCCAGGGGCTCGACCTGGACGCTTTGAAGGAAGAACTCGACGCCTGCCTGCTGAGTGCCCAAGAGATAATGGCCGGCCCAGAGACGTGGCCGGCCATGCAAGGTGCAACATCCTTCGATAACCACGCATTGTCACCATGA
- a CDS encoding serine hydrolase, translated as MPAADRRFHLIFLLSSGPTFIASRRAISPTTAHPAISSNRADDSVFALFSASKAITGTAVLQLVEEGRLDLDAPARDYVPMIGELK; from the coding sequence CTGCCGGCAGCCGACAGACGCTTTCATCTTATTTTCTTACTCTCATCTGGCCCGACGTTCATTGCTTCACGTCGGGCAATCAGTCCTACCACTGCACACCCCGCCATAAGCTCTAACCGAGCGGACGACAGTGTTTTCGCCCTATTTTCCGCGAGTAAAGCAATAACCGGTACAGCGGTGCTTCAGTTGGTCGAGGAAGGCCGACTGGATCTCGATGCGCCTGCCAGGGACTATGTGCCGATGATCGGAGAACTGAAGTAG
- a CDS encoding alpha/beta hydrolase family protein gives MNLQPRYWLAVGALVGSLGLISGCAGDPPDPRIAFTERVNKELTTAYQPSHNETVGWGAIWQLDQQSVDVAWLAPVIHERLPLIIYLPGLGEPASGGVEWRKAWAQAGYAVLSVQGHAYDQSIFASQQALYGDFRGMASSHYTAAALRDRLSTLQKVLTEVRARAAKGDAQLAAIDWNQVVVAGFDFGAQTAEALAGALEPGATSGVAIQPKAVLLLSPYVEAGARREVFAQISAPVLSMTGQEDEDPFNWVSSYRQRQVLGESVTAAGSVQLELNNATHKTLSGTELFNRPVKKADKGSNPSGDAPKGKRHKRGAKSGGGFHSPVVGEPAPDPKQVAAIQAIGVAFLDSRIKHNPAATEWLQKGAPGWLDGAGRLK, from the coding sequence ATGAACCTTCAACCTCGGTACTGGCTAGCGGTGGGCGCCTTAGTGGGCAGCCTGGGATTGATCTCGGGTTGTGCGGGCGATCCGCCAGACCCGCGCATCGCATTCACCGAGCGGGTCAATAAAGAGCTGACTACCGCCTATCAACCGTCCCACAACGAAACGGTCGGCTGGGGCGCAATCTGGCAACTCGATCAGCAATCGGTGGATGTTGCGTGGTTGGCGCCGGTTATCCATGAGCGTTTGCCGCTGATTATTTACTTGCCGGGATTGGGTGAGCCGGCCTCGGGCGGAGTGGAGTGGCGCAAGGCTTGGGCGCAGGCCGGTTATGCGGTGCTGTCTGTTCAGGGGCACGCCTATGATCAGTCGATTTTTGCGTCGCAGCAGGCGTTGTATGGAGACTTCCGTGGGATGGCGAGCAGTCATTACACCGCCGCCGCCTTACGCGACAGGCTGTCCACACTGCAGAAAGTCCTGACCGAGGTTCGGGCGCGAGCCGCGAAAGGAGACGCGCAACTGGCTGCCATCGACTGGAATCAAGTTGTGGTGGCCGGCTTTGATTTTGGGGCGCAGACCGCAGAGGCACTGGCCGGGGCGCTGGAACCTGGCGCTACGTCGGGCGTCGCGATTCAGCCCAAAGCGGTGTTGCTGCTCAGCCCTTATGTGGAAGCCGGTGCCCGGCGAGAAGTCTTCGCCCAGATATCGGCGCCCGTGCTGTCGATGACCGGTCAGGAGGATGAAGATCCGTTCAACTGGGTCAGTTCTTATCGCCAGCGACAAGTGTTGGGCGAGTCGGTGACGGCGGCGGGAAGCGTTCAGTTGGAGTTGAACAACGCTACGCACAAGACCTTGTCGGGTACCGAGTTGTTCAACCGGCCGGTGAAAAAGGCCGATAAGGGTAGCAATCCATCCGGCGATGCTCCCAAAGGTAAAAGGCACAAGCGCGGCGCCAAATCCGGCGGCGGTTTCCATAGCCCGGTGGTGGGCGAGCCGGCCCCGGATCCCAAGCAAGTTGCTGCGATTCAGGCAATTGGTGTGGCGTTTCTGGATAGCCGCATCAAACACAATCCCGCGGCCACTGAATGGTTGCAGAAAGGCGCGCCAGGTTGGCTGGATGGAGCGGGGCGGTTGAAGTAG
- a CDS encoding proteasome-type protease, whose protein sequence is MTYCVAMHLADGLVFISDSRTNAGIDQISTFRKLFIFSTPGERLIVLQTAGNLATSQSVVNLLKQRSTGQGPHLLSVRTLYDATVLVAETVREVVARDRTKLAGKTDLSCSFLVGGQIADGPMDVYSIYPQGNFIQATEDTPFLQLGESKYGRPILDRNLTYRTSLEEGLRCGLISFDSTMRSNLSVGMPLDLLVYRKDSFTGAKSYRITADDPYFMRIRMQWAAGLHDMLAALPEPPDAYMTAAANKN, encoded by the coding sequence ATGACTTATTGCGTCGCTATGCACCTGGCCGACGGGCTGGTGTTCATCTCCGACTCACGAACCAATGCGGGCATTGATCAGATATCAACGTTCCGTAAGTTGTTTATTTTCAGCACGCCGGGCGAGCGACTGATTGTGTTGCAAACGGCGGGCAACCTGGCCACCTCGCAATCGGTGGTCAACCTGCTCAAGCAGCGTTCCACGGGGCAGGGACCACACTTGTTGAGTGTCCGCACGCTCTATGACGCCACCGTGCTGGTGGCCGAAACCGTTCGCGAAGTCGTCGCCCGGGATCGTACGAAGCTGGCCGGCAAGACCGACTTGAGTTGCTCTTTTCTGGTCGGTGGGCAGATCGCGGACGGGCCCATGGATGTGTACAGCATTTATCCGCAAGGCAACTTCATTCAGGCGACAGAGGACACGCCTTTCCTGCAATTGGGTGAAAGCAAGTACGGCCGGCCGATACTCGATCGCAATCTGACGTATCGCACATCACTCGAAGAGGGCCTGCGCTGTGGGCTGATCTCGTTCGACTCGACCATGCGCAGCAACTTGTCGGTGGGCATGCCGCTGGATCTGTTGGTGTACAGGAAAGACAGTTTTACCGGTGCGAAAAGTTATCGCATCACGGCCGACGACCCGTACTTCATGCGTATCCGAATGCAGTGGGCTGCCGGACTGCACGACATGCTCGCGGCACTGCCGGAGCCGCCAGACGCTTACATGACGGCGGCCGCCAACAAAAACTAG